The Nitrospirota bacterium genomic interval GTTTTTAGAATCAAGGTTAAAAGGATTCATACCTAAACTTTTAAAGGTAGATAATGGGAATCTTTACTTTTCGGTAATAGGAGAGATAGAGAGATGTTTGATTTCTCTTGTGCTGAGGGAGACTGGAGGAAATCAGGTCAGGGCATCAAGAATACTCGGTATAAATCGTAACACCCTCAGGAAAAAGATAAGGGACCTCAATATCAAAATAGATAGACTTAGATTGGGTTCATCTCCAGATTAGTTGATGAATCGGGAGGATTCAAGAAATAAAATCAAAATGCAAAAATCAAAATATAAAATGACAGATCAAAATGTAAAAAATTTTGAATTTTAATTTGTATTTTTGATTTTTAATTTTAAATTAGGGTATCTTTGAAACCTATTTAACAACTAATTTAGTTAAGAACGAAAAATTAAAGAGATAAAGAGGGAATAAGATGCCAGAATTGAGAAAAGACCCTATTATTGGTAGGTGGGTGATTATATCTTCAGAGAGGGGGAAACGCCCATCAGATTTTCAGTGGCAGATAACAAAGAAGAAGGGTGGGTTCTGTCCCCTCTGTGAGGGTAACGAATATACGACCCCCCCTGAAATTCTTGCCTATAGAAAACTTGGAACACTGCCCAATAAGCCTGGGTGGACTCTAAGGGTTGTTCCCAATAAGTTTCCGGCATTAAGAAT includes:
- a CDS encoding helix-turn-helix domain-containing protein, whose product is MRTDEKKAEEGRPKKSKDFLGTAPKRNDVEGVSIEEFLESRLKGFIPKLLKVDNGNLYFSVIGEIERCLISLVLRETGGNQVRASRILGINRNTLRKKIRDLNIKIDRLRLGSSPD